A single genomic interval of Phycisphaerae bacterium harbors:
- a CDS encoding glycoside hydrolase family 9 protein, with product MPMRNPGADSLLFAALFLLARGVLAAANDPMVSRPPESRAGEAETGIWIRVNQIGYLPDDPKIAVLSCDVPQTGTFSVGNFTAPIGEDQGAWGPFRHNYRLDFTPLAKSGRYKVRFGDTASLPFTVGHDAYADVPDKLLGFMRLQRCGDNPVTGKKCHQQDAIDTTDGRKVDLVGGWHDAADRLKHMITTTYCVAALFLAGAEEEARYGAVLVGKLQPDPDTIYVQIGDDRDHMPPATLWHDDQSDYGWGKGGPRAAWRATGRPEGPKYKNNSSGMANLAGRASAAMTLAGNLKTAQSMYDLARRRPGNAMSVPVRAPHYYGESTYHDDLEWAATELYVATKDPQYLKQAVQYAGQAGPNPWMGKTRHGHYEFFPYVNLAHWRLYPYVDEETKKMLADHYRVGLEAVRRIAERNPYRLGTPLVWCSTNDVIALATQAVLYEKMTGDRTYRTLAAEARDWIFGRNPWGVSMVIGVPQDGNPVRRPHHRFHSMAGILPVGGLVDGPVYKDINDSLKFEPFGNDLYARFQSEIGVYHDCYEDFSTNEPIIDGTVSLLLLLKVW from the coding sequence ATGCCGATGCGGAATCCAGGAGCTGACAGTCTTCTGTTTGCGGCACTCTTCCTGTTGGCCCGCGGGGTACTGGCTGCCGCGAACGATCCGATGGTCTCGCGGCCGCCCGAGTCGCGGGCGGGCGAAGCTGAAACCGGCATCTGGATCCGGGTCAACCAAATCGGCTATCTGCCCGACGATCCGAAAATCGCCGTCCTCTCATGCGATGTGCCGCAGACGGGTACTTTCTCGGTCGGCAATTTCACGGCCCCGATCGGCGAGGACCAAGGCGCGTGGGGACCGTTTCGTCACAACTACCGATTGGACTTCACCCCACTGGCCAAGAGCGGCCGCTACAAGGTGCGATTCGGCGACACCGCGTCGCTGCCCTTCACCGTTGGCCACGACGCCTATGCCGATGTGCCGGACAAGCTGCTCGGTTTCATGCGCCTTCAGCGCTGCGGCGACAATCCGGTCACCGGTAAGAAATGTCATCAGCAGGACGCCATCGACACCACGGACGGCCGCAAAGTCGACCTCGTCGGCGGCTGGCACGACGCAGCCGACCGGCTCAAGCACATGATTACAACGACCTATTGCGTCGCGGCCCTGTTTCTGGCCGGCGCGGAGGAAGAGGCCCGCTATGGGGCGGTCCTCGTCGGCAAGCTCCAGCCCGATCCCGACACGATTTATGTTCAGATTGGTGATGACCGAGACCACATGCCGCCGGCTACATTGTGGCACGACGACCAGTCCGACTACGGGTGGGGCAAGGGTGGTCCGCGAGCCGCCTGGCGGGCCACCGGTCGACCGGAAGGGCCGAAGTACAAAAACAACTCTTCAGGGATGGCCAACCTGGCCGGCAGGGCTTCGGCAGCGATGACATTGGCCGGCAATCTCAAGACGGCCCAATCCATGTACGACCTGGCCCGCCGACGCCCCGGCAACGCCATGTCCGTGCCGGTCCGAGCTCCACACTACTACGGCGAGAGTACCTACCACGACGACCTGGAGTGGGCCGCGACCGAACTGTACGTCGCCACCAAAGATCCCCAGTACCTCAAGCAGGCGGTTCAGTACGCAGGACAGGCCGGGCCAAACCCGTGGATGGGCAAAACCCGCCACGGCCACTATGAGTTCTTCCCTTACGTCAACCTCGCCCACTGGCGGCTCTATCCGTACGTGGATGAGGAGACGAAGAAGATGCTCGCCGATCATTATCGAGTCGGCCTGGAAGCGGTGCGCCGGATCGCCGAGCGCAACCCTTACCGCCTGGGTACTCCGCTGGTCTGGTGTTCGACCAACGACGTGATCGCCCTGGCTACCCAGGCCGTGCTCTATGAGAAGATGACCGGTGACCGCACCTACCGCACGCTGGCGGCTGAGGCCCGCGACTGGATCTTCGGCCGCAACCCGTGGGGCGTCTCGATGGTGATCGGGGTCCCCCAAGACGGGAACCCGGTGCGACGTCCGCACCACCGCTTCCATAGCATGGCCGGTATTCTGCCCGTTGGCGGGCTGGTCGATGGACCCGTCTACAAGGACATCAACGACAGTCTGAAGTTCGAGCCTTTTGGAAACGACCTCTACGCACGGTTCCAGTCCGAGATCGGCGTTTACCATGACTGCTATGAGGACTTCAGTACCAACGAGCCGATCATCGACGGGACCGTCTCGCTGCTTCTGCTTCTGAAGGTTTGGTGA
- a CDS encoding nucleotidyl transferase AbiEii/AbiGii toxin family protein produces the protein MTEAEQPAIDAHEDPDLFREALNFTAAETFFPERLIEKDYFCTVLLKYLASFGGQLIFKGGTCLAKVHAGFYRLSEDLDFVIPTPLTASRSQRRRRVTALKNAVAGLAERVPCFRVTGQLLGADDSSQYVGTVSYSSLISRRDETITIEVSLREPLLMPTMEGSVRTLLLDPVSGRRMVSPAVVPCIARVEAIAEKYRAALTRRDVAIRDFYDVDYAARKLSIRPEDTELVGLVRRKLAVPGNGPINVGPDRLAQLRAQLDARLKPVLRRPDADAFDLDRAFGIVREMAERLPVAS, from the coding sequence ATGACTGAGGCTGAACAACCCGCCATTGACGCCCATGAGGACCCCGATCTGTTTCGGGAAGCACTTAACTTCACGGCGGCCGAGACGTTCTTTCCGGAAAGGCTGATCGAGAAGGACTACTTCTGTACAGTCCTCTTGAAGTATCTCGCCTCCTTCGGCGGCCAACTGATATTCAAAGGCGGAACGTGTCTGGCCAAGGTGCACGCCGGCTTCTACAGGCTGAGCGAAGATCTGGACTTCGTCATCCCGACACCCCTGACGGCATCCCGATCGCAACGACGAAGACGAGTGACAGCCTTGAAGAATGCTGTCGCGGGGTTGGCCGAGCGTGTTCCATGTTTTCGTGTGACGGGGCAGTTGCTCGGCGCCGACGACTCGTCGCAGTATGTCGGGACCGTCAGCTACTCCTCGTTGATAAGCCGGCGTGACGAAACCATCACAATCGAAGTCAGTCTTCGTGAGCCGCTCCTGATGCCCACGATGGAAGGCTCGGTACGGACGCTGCTGCTGGATCCGGTGTCTGGTCGCCGGATGGTTTCACCGGCTGTGGTTCCCTGTATCGCCAGGGTGGAGGCGATCGCCGAGAAGTACCGCGCAGCGCTAACGCGCCGTGATGTTGCGATTCGCGATTTCTACGACGTGGACTACGCTGCGAGAAAGTTGAGCATTCGGCCGGAGGACACGGAACTGGTCGGGCTGGTCAGACGCAAGCTCGCTGTGCCCGGTAACGGTCCGATCAACGTGGGTCCGGACCGGCTGGCGCAGTTGCGCGCGCAACTGGATGCCCGGTTGAAACCCGTGCTGCGCCGGCCGGACGCCGATGCATTCGACTTGGATCGCGCCTTCGGAATCGTTCGCGAAATGGCCGAACGGTTGCCCGTAGCAAGCTGA
- a CDS encoding type IV toxin-antitoxin system AbiEi family antitoxin domain-containing protein encodes MKTKLGPLETRLLAYAQMRRLQVVRGGELAEPLHLSAQQEMRLLSRLVRAGIIARVRRGLYLLPPRLPLGGKWSPSEVLALSTLMRDRQGRYQICGPSAFSRYGFEQQIPTRTYAYNNRLSGDRRIGATSFTLIKVADERLGSTEEVPVDEGLTAVYSSRVRTLVDAVYDWSRFDSLPQGYDWIRRELASRRVGAKQLVAVTLRYGNQATLRRVGALLEREGISGRLLARLRRALRPSQCLIPWVPSRPKRGRTDQQWGVVFND; translated from the coding sequence ATGAAAACGAAACTGGGACCGTTGGAGACCCGTTTGCTCGCCTACGCCCAGATGCGACGACTCCAGGTTGTGCGAGGGGGCGAACTGGCCGAGCCGCTGCACCTGTCGGCACAACAGGAAATGAGGCTTCTGAGTCGATTGGTCCGGGCGGGGATAATCGCGCGAGTGCGGCGCGGCCTGTACTTGTTGCCACCGCGGCTGCCGTTGGGGGGAAAATGGAGCCCGAGTGAAGTCCTTGCTCTCAGCACGTTGATGCGGGACCGCCAAGGCCGTTACCAGATTTGCGGGCCGAGTGCATTCAGCCGCTACGGTTTCGAACAGCAGATCCCCACGCGGACCTATGCTTACAACAACCGGCTGTCGGGGGACCGCAGGATCGGCGCGACCTCGTTCACGTTGATCAAGGTGGCGGATGAGCGACTCGGCAGCACCGAAGAAGTCCCGGTCGACGAAGGTCTGACGGCGGTATATTCCTCACGCGTACGAACCCTGGTGGATGCGGTCTACGACTGGTCGCGATTCGACAGCCTGCCGCAAGGATACGACTGGATTCGTCGCGAGTTGGCAAGTCGGCGCGTCGGCGCCAAGCAGCTTGTCGCCGTGACGCTGCGCTACGGCAACCAGGCAACCTTGCGGCGCGTCGGCGCTCTGCTGGAACGAGAAGGCATATCCGGTCGTTTGCTCGCCAGGCTGCGGCGAGCGCTGAGGCCGTCCCAATGCCTGATCCCATGGGTCCCCTCCCGGCCTAAACGGGGCAGGACGGATCAACAATGGGGGGTAGTGTTCAATGACTGA
- a CDS encoding histone deacetylase: MTVGWVYDRFFHRHQTGETHPERAVRLEVIVSDLTAAGLLGRMRHLPFQPAPTDIVSWIHEPAYVELVRMACEQGFSFIGSSETKICPESYDAALLAVGGVLAACDAAMSGEVPRSFCAVRPPGHHAERDLAMGYCLFNNVAIAAEYLVRRHGLKRIAIVDWDVHHGNGIQHAFEERRDVFYISVHQMPQSLFPGTGYEHEMGRGPGQGFTLNVPMKPGSGDREFHEAFDTRIFPRLDEYEPEFVLVSAGFDATRGERIASLDLEPSSYGWMTEAVVEIARRHSRGRLVSVLEGGYDLTRLGRCVIEHITAMMDE; encoded by the coding sequence ATGACCGTCGGCTGGGTCTATGACCGGTTCTTCCATCGCCATCAAACGGGTGAGACGCATCCGGAGCGGGCGGTTCGCCTGGAGGTCATCGTTTCTGACCTGACGGCGGCTGGACTTCTGGGCCGGATGCGGCACCTGCCGTTCCAGCCGGCGCCGACTGACATCGTGAGCTGGATCCACGAGCCCGCCTACGTCGAGCTGGTGAGAATGGCCTGCGAACAGGGTTTCAGCTTCATCGGTTCGTCTGAGACAAAAATCTGCCCGGAAAGCTATGACGCCGCCCTCCTGGCCGTCGGAGGGGTGTTGGCCGCCTGCGACGCTGCCATGTCCGGCGAGGTCCCGCGGTCGTTTTGCGCGGTTCGACCGCCCGGACACCATGCCGAACGCGACCTGGCCATGGGCTACTGCCTGTTCAACAATGTTGCCATCGCCGCTGAGTACCTGGTTCGCCGCCACGGCCTCAAACGGATCGCGATCGTCGATTGGGACGTTCATCACGGCAATGGTATCCAGCATGCCTTCGAGGAGCGCCGCGACGTGTTCTACATCAGTGTTCACCAGATGCCGCAATCGCTGTTCCCCGGAACGGGTTACGAACACGAAATGGGGCGCGGGCCCGGCCAAGGTTTCACCCTCAACGTCCCCATGAAGCCCGGCAGCGGCGACCGCGAGTTCCACGAGGCCTTCGACACCCGGATCTTTCCCAGACTCGACGAATACGAGCCCGAATTTGTCCTGGTCAGCGCAGGCTTCGACGCGACGCGAGGCGAGCGCATCGCCTCCCTCGATCTGGAGCCGTCGTCATACGGATGGATGACCGAGGCGGTTGTGGAGATCGCCAGGCGACACTCCCGCGGTCGGCTGGTCAGCGTGCTCGAGGGCGGGTACGATCTTACGCGACTGGGGCGATGCGTGATCGAGCACATCACGGCTATGATGGATGAGTAG